The nucleotide window CTACATTGGTAGAAGAGCAAACTAACTCAGCTTGGATACCAAAAACGAGCCCCCCTAGTTAAGCCAAAAACAATCACTCCTCATTTTGCATCAAGAGGAGTAGAAAAGGGAAGGCGTTAAAAGGATTTGGACAGGTAAAGCTATCTAGAGGTTATGTATGAAACCCCCGCGGCCGCAAACACCAGAACTTCAAAGACCTTATAGGCCTCTTCGACAGAATTTGCCGTGTATTTGATTTCCTTCCCGTTCACCCTTTCTACAAATGGTAATAACTCGGCCACCTCTGCGTACGCACTATTCAGGAACCTAACCTTAACCTCAACTGGCTTTTTAATCTCTAGGGGTTTTAGTTCTCCCCTGTTAAGTTTGTATACTGCCCTTTTCACACCTTCCCTAAGTTCCTCTTCAATTCTCTTCATTGATGGGCTAATGGCTGAATATCTTCCGGAGGCCCTCTTGAATGGAACGAACTCTATCCATGGGGTTAACTTCATGTCCTCCCTTAAGGCCTCGTCTCCTCCAAGTAATCCCACTGGAACTCCCCATTCCCCAAGAAGCATGGCATTCATTAAGAACTCGCTAACCTCCGTTCCGTTAATGATAACCTTATCTATGGTTGCGCCGCTGTAGGTGTGGTCGAAGGTTGCATATCCGGTTCCGGCCTTAGCGTGGTACCCCAGGAATATCGCTAAGTTTGTATCCTTTCCAAAGGCTACCATGCTCAAGGGTCTTGGAAATCCCCTCACTAAGGAAACGAAATCTGGTATTTCCTCTGGGATAACGTTAACCATCGGGCCATGTGAGTCCGCAACTATAACCTCTTCGAATCCTAGCCTATGGAGTTCTTCCGCCGTAACCTTAACTATCTTCGTTGCTATTTTCCTAGCCTCGTTGTAGAGGGCTCCCTTAACGAAGAGGTGCTCCCTGCTAACTATATACGGTAACCCCTCAAGATCTATTGATATGAATGCTCTCATTTCGATCACCATTTAAATGTAGACCTTTTCATTTTTAAACCCTAGTGCACAACTATGACTCGGTGGTCAGATGCACGAGTGGGCCTTGGCTGATGCCATAGTTAGGACTGCTCTAGACTACGCTCAAAAGGAGAACGCCTCGAAAATTCTAGCAATAAAGGTAGTTCTAGGAGAACTCCAAGATGTTAACGCTGAGGTAGTTGAGTTCGCGATGAAGGAGCTTCTAAGGGGTACAATAGGGGAAGGTGCCGAGATAATATTCGAGGAAGAGGAGGCCGTGTTTAGGTGTAGGAACTGTGGTCATGAGTGGAAGCTCAAGGAAGTTAAGGATAAGCTTGACGAGAGGATAAGGGAGGATATCCACTTCATACCCGAGGTAGTTCACGCCTTCATCTCGTGTCCAAACTGCGGTAGTCACGACTTTGAGGTCGTGAAAGGAAGGGGCGTTTACATTGCTGGAATAAAGATTGAGAAGGAGGAGGGTGAATGATGATAGATCCGAGACAAATTGCTATCTCCGCTAGGCTTGAAAAGGTTAGGAACGTTATTCCCGTCTCGAGTGGAAAGGGAGGAGTTGGGAAATCCTTAATATCTACAACCTTAGCCCTAGTGCTAGCCGAGAGAGGGTTCAAAGTGGGTCTTTTAGATCTCGATTTTCACGGTGCCAGCGATCACGTAATCCTGGGATTTGAACCCAAGGAGTTCCCCGAGGAAGATAGGGGCGTTGTTCCTCCAATTGTCCACGGGGTTAAGTTCATGACGATAGCTTACTACA belongs to Pyrococcus abyssi GE5 and includes:
- a CDS encoding M55 family metallopeptidase, giving the protein MRAFISIDLEGLPYIVSREHLFVKGALYNEARKIATKIVKVTAEELHRLGFEEVIVADSHGPMVNVIPEEIPDFVSLVRGFPRPLSMVAFGKDTNLAIFLGYHAKAGTGYATFDHTYSGATIDKVIINGTEVSEFLMNAMLLGEWGVPVGLLGGDEALREDMKLTPWIEFVPFKRASGRYSAISPSMKRIEEELREGVKRAVYKLNRGELKPLEIKKPVEVKVRFLNSAYAEVAELLPFVERVNGKEIKYTANSVEEAYKVFEVLVFAAAGVSYITSR
- the hypA gene encoding hydrogenase nickel incorporation protein HypA produces the protein MHEWALADAIVRTALDYAQKENASKILAIKVVLGELQDVNAEVVEFAMKELLRGTIGEGAEIIFEEEEAVFRCRNCGHEWKLKEVKDKLDERIREDIHFIPEVVHAFISCPNCGSHDFEVVKGRGVYIAGIKIEKEEGE